From the Solanum lycopersicum chromosome 10, SLM_r2.1 genome, one window contains:
- the LOC138338710 gene encoding uncharacterized protein: protein MELNLRQRRWLEFLKDYDISEHYNPGKSNKVADDLSRLSMGSVAHVEVERNELLEDIHRLDLLGFRLMSISDNDVTIQNGAESSLVVEVKEKQDSDPILLQLKGLVHNQRLDVFSQGGHGVLCYQSRLCVLDVGELRQLILVEAHNSLYSIHLGATKMYRDLREVYW, encoded by the coding sequence AtggagttgaatcttcgccagaggagatggcttgagttccttaaggattatgatataagTGAGCATTACAATCCTGGTAAGTCGAATAAAGTAGCAGATgatcttagtagattatctatgggtagtgtcgCCCATGTTGAGGTAGAAAGGAATGAGCTACTGGAGGATATTCACAGGCTTGATCTCTTGGGAtttcgccttatgagcatatcagacaacGATGTAACAAttcagaatggggcagaatcttctttggtagtagaggttaaggaaaagcaagacagtgatccaatcttgcttcAACTTAAGGGTTTAGTCCATAATCAGAGACTGGacgttttctcccaagggggacaTGGTGTACTTTGCTACCAGAgtagattgtgtgttcttgATGTGGGCGAGTTGAGACAACTTATTCTTgtagaagcccataactctctgtattctattcatctaggtgcaactaagatgtaccgcgatctgcgggaagtctattggtag